In Juglans microcarpa x Juglans regia isolate MS1-56 chromosome 8D, Jm3101_v1.0, whole genome shotgun sequence, the following are encoded in one genomic region:
- the LOC121242711 gene encoding 17.3 kDa class II heat shock protein-like, with amino-acid sequence MDLRIMGVDSPLFSTLQQMMDLADDTEKSSFNAPTRTYMRDAKAMATTPADVKEYPSSYVFIIDMPGLKSGDIKVQVEEDNVLVISGERRREEEKEGAKYVRMERRVGNFMRKFVLPENANTDAISAVCQDGVLTVTVEKLPPPEPKKPKKIEVKIA; translated from the exons ATGGATCTCAGAATCATGG GTGTGGATTCTCCACTGTTCTCCACCCTGCAGCAGATGATGGACCTGGCCGATGACACCGAAAAGTCGTCCTTCAACGCTCCTACACGCACCTACATGCGCGACGCCAAGGCCATGGCTACCACTCCCGCCGATGTCAAGGAGTACCCAAGCTCCTACGTGTTCATCATCGACATGCCGGGGCTCAAGTCCGGGGATATCAAGGTCCAGGTAGAGGAAGACAATGTGCTTGTGATAAGCGGCGAGAGGAGACGGGAGGAGGAGAAAGAGGGAGCCAAGTATGTGAGGATGGAGAGGAGGGTGGGCAACTTCATGAGGAAGTTTGTGCTGCCTGAGAATGCCAACACAGATGCTATCTCCGCGGTTTGCCAGGACGGCGTGCTGACTGTGACTGTGGAGAAGCTTCCGCCTCCAGAACCCAAGAAGCCCAAGAAAATTGAGGTTAAGATTGCATAA
- the LOC121242710 gene encoding 17.9 kDa class II heat shock protein-like: MDLRIMGLDSPLFSTLQQMIDQTDDTDKSSFNAPTRTYVRDAKAMAATPADVKDYPTSYVFIIDMPGLKSGDIKVQVEDDNVLVISGERKRDEEKEGAKYVRMERRIGKFMRKFVLPENANTDAISAVCQDGVLTVTVEKLPPPEPKKPKTIEVKIA; encoded by the coding sequence ATGGATCTCAGAATCATGGGTCTGGATTCTCCACTGTTCTCCACTCTTCAACAGATGATAGACCAGACCGATGACACTGACAAGTCTTCCTTTAACGCTCCCACCCGTACCTACGTGCGCGACGCCAAGGCCATGGCTGCCACTCCCGCCGATGTCAAGGATTATCCAACTTCCTACGTCTTCATCATCGACATGCCCGGGCTCAAGTCTGGGGACATCAAGGTCCAGGTAGAGGACGACAATGTGCTGGTGATTAGCGGCGAGAGGAAACGAGATGAGGAGAAAGAGGGGGCTAAGTACGTGAGGATGGAGAGGAGGATCGGGAAATTTATGAGGAAGTTTGTGCTGCCTGAGAATGCCAACACAGATGCTATCTCCGCGGTTTGCCAGGACGGCGTGCTGACTGTGACTGTGGAGAAGCTTCCGCCTCCAGAACCCAAGAAGCCCAAGACAATTGAGGTTAAGATTGCATAA